From the genome of Triticum aestivum cultivar Chinese Spring chromosome 3B, IWGSC CS RefSeq v2.1, whole genome shotgun sequence, one region includes:
- the LOC123072572 gene encoding uncharacterized protein, protein MMEAVGSGDATVQGSRFQDIGEGDRADPMTPPDLSPPIPSRLGKPTSSFSRLKGRWKSSTVTNYGMENEDVFVPLDPRLVWVKNRNVNRRKNWVPSSSDLKLLSLNRLKQQQACEDNRKVAVKDVSWWKKWVVAWMDVVSRKKWVACTGIFIMLMLVMAAIPHDEDYHDFADQRALFLGIPNTLNVISTIPLFFVGLAGLILNHCKSYFRIWSQGDLYTLFATVIASGFGSCYYHLNPKNGTLFLHRLPMVTAFTFFEVIFVIENLDDWARPKSLASTSYWLWAAGLYILARLEEVADKRIYRWTLQIVSGHTLGHLCASMVPLFLILMLAKKTRPIELERRMAPVHHQLKLTFMVCLLVPKLICLWVPKIQVSVNICELGILMWEFGACSVNQAKISDQRAVLETPIRAWEIVSRIHGLWGMDIYKNKVHQFLQSVRQDESFFGLWGTPGVGKTRLLSLIAASYADSFRHILFLDGGSSVRVMQHHLASLLKLDWEKMSSLPEHRRAKIITEFLVQDSFLLLLDNVHDRPYPDLVAVGLPIPLGCHQKVIFTSRNQMMCERMGCPISNIMQMKCLGNEDAWRLFKYHAGVKITEADAEIYDYAKQMVSSCRGLPRAICAIGKGVARVTCGGKNLFAWQFAYKQSMGRNLHPEQMEELAFVLI, encoded by the exons ATGATGGAGGCCGTCGGCTCCGGTGACGCGACAGTGCAAGGCAGCcgatttcaagacatcggggagGGGGACAGAGCCGACCCCATGACGCCGCCAGATCTGTCCCCGCCGATCCCTTCACGGCTGGGGAAGCCCACCTCATCTTTCTCAAGGCTCAAAGGACGTTGGAAATCCTCCACG GTGACAAATTATGGTATGGAAAATGAAGACGTGTTTGTGCCACTTGATCCGCGACTAGTTTGGGTAAAAAACCGCAATGTGAACAGAAGGAAGAACTGGGTGCCGTCATCGTCTGATCTCAAACTACTTTCGCTCAATCGTCTTAAACAGCAACAAGCTTGTGAGGATAACCGCAAGGTGGCTGTGAAGGATGTAAGTTGGTGGAAGAAGTGGGTGGTGGCGTGGATGGATGTGGTGAGTAGGAAGAAGTGGGTGGCATGTACAGGCATATTCATCATGCTCATGCTTGTCATGGCCGCCATCCCGCATGACGAGGACTACCATGACTTTGCTGACCAACGCGCACTTTTCCTTG GGATCCCTAATACGCTGAATGTTATATCAACAATCCCCCTCTTTTTTGTCGGTCTCGCCGGGCTCATCCTTAACCACTGCAAAAGCTATTTCAGGATATG GTCACAGGGGGATCTCTACACACTCTTTGCTACTGTCATTGCTTCTGGCTTTGGTTCATGCTATTACCATCTCAACCCAAAAAATGGCACCCTATTTTTGCACAGATTGCCA ATGGTGACCGCTTTCACATTTTTTGAGGTCATTTTCgttattgaaaatttggatgattGGGCAAGACCAAAGTCCCTTGCATCAACAAGCTACTGGTTATGGGCAGCAG GATTGTACATCCTTGCTAGATTAGAAGAGGTTGCGGACAAACGAATTTATAGGTGGACTCTTCAGATTGTTAGTGGGCATACTCTTGGTCATTTATGTGCTTCGATGGTACCTCTTTTTTTGATTCTCATGTTAGCAAAAAAGACAAGGCCAATTGAACTAGAAAG ACGCATGGCTCCAGTGCATCATCAACTAAAGCTTACTTTCATGGTCTGCTTGTTGGTGCCCAAGTTGATCTGCCTCTGGGTGCCCAAGATACAG GTTAGTGTCAACATTTGCGAACTCGGCATTCTGATGTGGGAGTTTGGTGCTTGTTCTGTTAATCAGGCAAAGATCTCTGATCAGCGAGCAGTGTTAGAAACCCCAATTCGTGCTTGGGAGATAGTGTCGCGAATTCATGGCCTTTGGGGGATGGACATTTACAAGAATAAGGTGCATCAGTTTTTACAGAGTGTGCGGCAGGATGAGTCTTTTTTTGGATTATGGGGCACGCCGGGTGTTGGCAAGACACGACTTCTTTCACTCATTGCTGCTAGCTATGCCGATTCATTCCGTCACATATTATTTCTTGATGGTGGCAGTAGTGTGAGAGTTATGCAACATCATCTTGCTTCTTTATTGAAATTGGATTGGGAGAAGATGTCGTCGTTACCGGAGCATCGCCGAGCTAAGATCATCACTGAGTTTCTAGTGCAAGACAGTTTTTTGCTTCTATTAGACAACGTGCATGATAGACCCTACCCAGACTTGGTAGCTGTTGGTTTGCCGATTCCTCTTGGGTGTCATCAGAAGGTTATTTTTACAtcgaggaaccagatgatgtgtgAACGCATGGGATGCCCGATATCAAATATTATGCAGATGAAGTGCCTCGGGAACGAAGATGCTTGGAGACTTTTCAAGTACCACGCGGGAGTCAAAATCACAGAAGCTGATGCTGAAATTTACGATTATGCAAAACAG ATGGTTTCTTCATGTCGTGGGTTACCTAGAGCCATATGTGCCATTGGCAAAGGTGTTGCTCGAGTGACTTGTGGTGGTAAGAATCTATTTGCTTGGCAGTTCGCCTACAAGCAAAGCATGGGCAGAAATCTACATCCCGAGCAAATGGAAGAACTAGCGTTTGTTCTGATTTAG